In Chiloscyllium punctatum isolate Juve2018m chromosome 38, sChiPun1.3, whole genome shotgun sequence, a single genomic region encodes these proteins:
- the LOC140463730 gene encoding interferon-induced protein with tetratricopeptide repeats 1-like, whose amino-acid sequence MGDTEKDLLKVNLDQLQCHFTWTPQTETIDWDDMKHRLEDSIQLDVKYQARSYNHLAFINCLQGNCEEAIQNLKQAERILRERHEDEFEKRILVTYGNYAWVYYHMDRLEEAQSYLDKLETVCKLFPEASRFTAMIPEVYGEKGWSLLTTAPQYYEEAKECFTKVLEEDPDNIEWNFGYATALSRLEGFSFIPESHEPTESMKQFRRVLELDPDHAESMVLLALKLQEFNQKEEASTLVERALQKSPDLPYVLRYAAKFYRKEGDLENAVKLLEKALKITPNSTFLYHQIGQCLQNKLFALLKGPGSKIQEKEALIKQCKQYFGKAVELKPSFISAKLAFASICSINKEYCEAKEIYSNLLKLQSIHPEDKQEIYYKAGLFELHCKEESKAITLLLEGFSIKCNSYLQKYFQTNLEKIAKRRLQNNPGDIKALCILGVMYLLDGEVSGIRQHFARIKLQELFNEKQ is encoded by the exons ATGGG TGATACAGAGAAAGATTTGTTGAAAGTGAATCTCGATCAGCTTCAATGTCACTTCACGTGGACCCCACAGACAGAAACCATCGACTGGGATGATATGAAACACAGATTAGAAGATTCAATACAACTTGATGTGAAATATCAAGCCAGGTCTTACAACCATCTCGCCTTTATAAACTGTCTGCAAGGAAACTGTGAAGAGGCAATTCAGAATTTAAAGCAAgctgaaagaattctgagggagagACATGAAGATGAATTTGAGAAAAGAATCTTGGTCACCTATGGAAACTATGCCTGGGTTTATTATCACATGGACCGACTGGAGGAGGCTCAGTCCTACCTCGACAAGCTGGAGACAGTCTGTAAACTATTTCCTGAAGCCTCTCGGTTTACAGCAATGATACCTGAGGTTTACGGGGAGAAGGGCTGGTCACTGTTGACCACAGCCCCTCAATATTATGAAGAGGCAAAGGAATGTTTTACAAAGGTCCTGGAGGAAGATCCTGACAACATTGAGTGGAATTTTGGCTATGCCACTGCACTGTCCCGTCTGGAAGGGTTTTCTTTTATCCCAGAGAGTCATGAACCCACTGAATCAATGAAACAGTTTAGACGTGTTCTGGAGCTAGATCCTGATCATGCTGAATCCATGGTGCTGTTAGCCTTAAAACTGCAAGAGTTCAATCAAAAGGAGGAAGCATCCACATTAGTTGAGCGAGCGCTACAGAAGTCCCCTGATCTCCCATATGTGCTTCGATACGCAGCAAAGTTTTACAGGAAAGAAGGAGATTTAGAAAATGCTGTCAAGCTGTTAGAGAAAGCATTAAAAATTACACCAAACTCAACATTTTTATACCATCAAATAGGTCAGTGCCTGCAAAATAAATTATTTGCACTGTTGAAAGGTCCAGGCAGCAAAATTCAAGAGAAAGAAGCATTGATTAAACAATGTAAGCAGTATTTTGGGAAGGCAGTTGAACTGAAGCCATCCTTTATATCTGCAAAATTGGCTTTTGCAAGTATCTGCTCAATAAATAAAGAATATTGTGAAGCTAAGGAGATCTATAGTAATCTACTGAAATTGCAATCAATTCATCCAGAAGATAAGCAAGAAATATATTATAAGGCTGGGCTATTTGAACTTCATTGTAAAGAAGAATCAAAAGCTATCACACTTTTGCTAGAAGGATTTTCAATCAAATGCAACTCATATCTACAAAAATACTTTCAAACCAACTTGGAAAAGATCGCAAAGAGACGACTTCAAAATAACCCAGGTGATATTAAGGCTTTATGCATTCTTGGGGTCATGTATCTGCTGGATGGGGAAGTGTCTGGAATTCGTCAACACTTTGCGAGGATCAAACTCCAAGAACTTTTCAATGAAAAACAGTGA
- the LOC140463272 gene encoding interferon-induced protein with tetratricopeptide repeats 5-like, whose product MKNRKHLLRRQTRDTTDSILFVVQYCPGAEKLRHGFCSFQHVIYDNEHFAKIIPMHPFFAFKQPPNFKQTIVRSKLPHIHSDINHNTTQLCHINHCKAGVKYQARSYNHLAFINCLQGNCEEAIQNLKEAERILRERHEDEFEKRILVTYGNYAWVYYHMDRLEEAQSYLDKLETVCKLFPEASRFTAMIPEVYGEKGWSLLTTAAQYYEEAKECFTKALEEDPDNIEWNVGYATVLSRLEGFSGTPESWRPMESVTWFRRVLELDPDDSVSMVLLALKLQQGRTNNEALALVEQALEKSPDLPYVLRYAAQFYRNCNNVEKAVELLKRGLEISPHSTFIHHKIGQCYRIKLYRVINYLGSKDPRNPAFQQKVELINKCKYHFEKSFEKRMLTSIKFHLDFAEICLLNEEYDKAQEIYSHLLTLEGNRPENKQAICLAVGLFELNHKNSESNAIRHFLMGMKVNYASKVQKRCHENLERIAARRLRRNPGDSEALGVRGFLNQLDGEKSKAIECFENALEFDPDNDEYLSALCALRLSIEVRNNLPNKN is encoded by the exons ATGAAAAACCGCAAACACCTTCTCAGGAGACAGACAAGGGATACAACTGATAGCATTCTCTTTGTTGTTCAGTACTGCCCAGGAGCAGAGAAACTACGCCATGGTTTTTGCAGCTTTCAACATGTCATTTATGACAATGAGCATTTTGCCAAGATCATCCCTATGCATCCATTTTTCGCCTTCAAACAACCACCAAACTTTAAACAGACCAtcgttcgcagcaaactgccccaCATTCACAGCGACATCAATCACAACACCACACAACTCTGCCATATCAACCACTGCAAG GCTGGTGTAAAATATCAAGCCAGGTCTTACAACCATCTCGCCTTTATAAACTGTCTGCAAGGAAACTGTGAAGAGGCAATTCAGAATTTAAAGGAAGctgaaaggattctgagggagagACATGAAGATGAATTTGAGAAAAGAATCTTGGTCACCTATGGAAACTATGCCTGGGTTTATTATCACATGGACCGACTGGAGGAGGCTCAGTCCTACCTCGACAAGCTGGAGACAGTCTGTAAACTATTTCCTGAAGCCTCTCGGTTTACAGCAATGATACCTGAGGTTTACGGGGAGAAGGGCTGGTCACTGTTGACCACAGCCGCTCAATATTATGAAGAGGCAAAGGAATGTTTTACAAAGGCCCTGGAGGAAGATCCTGACAACATTGAGTGGAATGTTGGCTATGCCACTGTACTGTCCCGTCTGGAAGGGTTTTCTGGGACCCCAGAGAGCTGGAGGCCCATGGAATCAGTGACGTGGTTTAGACGTGTGCTGGAGCTGGATCCTGATGATTCTGTATCCATGGTGCTGTTGGCTCTCAAACTACAACAAGGCAGAACAAACAATGAAGCACTCGCTTTAGTTGAACAAGCATTGGAGAAGTCCCCTGATCTCCCTTATGTGCTTCGATACGCAGCACAATTTTACAGAAATTGCAACAATGTGGAAAAAGCTGTGGAGCTGTTGAAGAGAGGATTAGAAATTAGCCCACACTCCACCTTCATACATCATAAAATAGGTCAATGCTACAGAATCAAATTGTATCGAGTGATTAACTATCTGGGCAGTAAAGATCCTCGCAATCCGGCATTTCAGCAGAAAGTTGAGCTGATTAATAAATGCAAGTACCATTTCGAAAAGTCTTTTGAGAAACGAATGCTGACATCTATTAAGTTCCACCTTGATTTTGCTGAAATTTGCTTATTAAATGAAGAATATGACAAAGCACAGGAAATCTACAGCCACCTCCTGACACTGGAAGGTAATCGTCCAGAGAATAAGCAAGCGATATGTTTAGCAGTCGGGCTATTTGAGCTAAATCACAAGAATTCAGAATCAAACGCCATCCGACATTTTCTGATGGGAATGAAAGTCAATTATGCCTCAAAGGTACAGAAAAGGTGCCATGAAAACCTGGAGAGGATTGCAGCAAGACGACTTCGCAGGAATCCAGGAGACAGTGAGGCCCTTGGAGTTCGGGGATTCCTAAACCAGCTGGATGGGGAGAAGAGTAAAGCGATTGAATGCTTTGAAAATGCTTTAGAGTTTGATCCTGATAATGATGAATATCTCAGTGCTCTTTGTGCATTACGCCTTTCCATCGAGGTCAGAAACAACCTTCCCAACAAAAACTAA